Proteins from a single region of Gossypium arboreum isolate Shixiya-1 chromosome 1, ASM2569848v2, whole genome shotgun sequence:
- the LOC108481053 gene encoding protein AGENET DOMAIN (AGD)-CONTAINING P1, whose product MKIRRQSQGPLSKGDQIEVKRPNGAYYAATVLRPPSAMRKNMVFVEYHAEDGSKCVRGYVDLTHVRPSPPLELNRRFRIGDAVEAYWENGWHQGVVRDLLKDSKYVVGFNGNEGKVEEKSEIHQCNLRLHREWDDGSWVPSMAELANSSNENDDKPRNVKLKIVFRKKQADAEFQKGDEVEITSDEEGFKGSWYNAVIVEYRGNDKYLVEYSTSRKEDGVPLRAEAKAQHIRPCPPELLPVASFCLREVVDAWYNDGWWIGVISRVLDGSKYAVYFSLPDEELEFDHSKLRIHQDWKNGKWIIASEENSRHLVMNSNRLLHKMDVDEKRFWVKFPKGMRVEVKSDEPGYEGSWYSAIIVDSLGNDKYLVEYLTLKTEDLGAYLREEAYASYIRPRPQHARCTRHYKLFENVDAWYNDGWWIGQVIKVLATWKYAVYFQTTNEVMEFEHNDLRLHQEWINGKWIVPSKDTI is encoded by the exons atgaaaataagacGACAATCCCAAGGCCCATTAAGCAAAGGCGACCAAATTGAAGTGAAACGACCAAACGGAGCGTATTACGCAGCCACCGTGCTCCGACCCCCTTCGGCAATGCGGAAAAACATGGTGTTCGTCGAGTACCACGCCGAAGACGGTTCCAAATGTGTCAGGGGGTACGTCGACTTAACCCATGTGCGACCGTCGCCTCCGCTGGAGCTCAACCGTCGCTTCAGAATCGGAGACGCCGTCGAAGCCTATTGGGAGAACGGGTGGCATCAAGGTGTCGTTAGGGATTTGCTCAAGGATTCCAAATACGTTGTGGGTTTTAATGGGAATGAAGGAAAAGTAGAAGAAAAAAGTGAAATTCATCAGTGTAATTTGCGGCTTCATAGAGAATGGGACGATGGGTCTTGGGTCCCATCAATGGCTGAACtg GCCAATTCATCTAATGAGAATGATGATAAACCCAGAAATGTGAAACTGAAGATCGTGTTTCGAAAAAAACAGGCAGATGCCGAGTTTCAAAAGGGTGATGAAGTGGAAATCACCAGTGATGAAGAAGGTTTTAAGGGTTCATGGTATAATGCTGTCATTGTCGAATATCGTGGCAACGACAAGTACTTGGTGGAATATTCGACCTCGAGGAAAGAAGACGGAGTGCCTCTCAGGGCAGAAGCAAAAGCTCAACATATCAGACCGTGTCCTCCTGAACTTTTGCCGGTTGCAAGTTTTTGTCTACGTGAAGTAGTTGACGCATGGTATAACGACGGGTGGTGGATTGGTGTGATTTCCAGGGTGCTCGATGGATCGAAGTATGCCGTTTATTTCAGCTTACCGGATGAGGAATTAGAATTTGATCACTCGAAGTTGAGGATTCATCAGGACTGGAAGAATGGAAAATGGATCATTGCTTCTGAG GAAAACTCAAGACATCTCGTAATGAACTCTAACAGGTTACTACATAAGATGGATGTCGATGAGAAAAGGTTTTGGGTGAAATTTCCGAAGGGTATGAGGGTAGAGGTCAAAAGCGATGAACCTGGTTACGAAGGCTCATGGTACTCCGCCATCATCGTGGACTCATTAGGCAATGATAAGTATTTGGTGGAATATCTGACTTTGAAAACCGAAGATCTGGGTGCATATCTTAGGGAAGAAGCATATGCTTCATATATAAGACCCCGTCCCCAACATGCTCGATGCACCCGTCATTATAAACTGTTCGAAAACGTCGATGCTTGGTATAATGACGGATGGTGGATCGGTCAAGTCATTAAAGTTCTTGCTACCTGGAAATATGCAGTCTACTTTCAGACCACAAACGAGGTAATGGAATTCGAACACAATGATCTGAGGCTTCATCAAGAATGGATTAATGGAAAATGGATCGTTCCTTCAAAG GATACTATCTGA